AAAGAAGTgtatcttatttattttttataatattttttaatattatcaaaaaatattatataagttCTTTTAGGTGAAgaatttctttttaaaattaataaatttttcgtaattaattactttatagaaaaaatataattttataaaaatttaatgaaatggatcataaaattttattaaattactttattttttataataaaataattttatttcattttaaaccaAGTAAtcatacaaaagaaaataatatgtGCTAATATCAAAAAGTCAACGACTTCTAACGGCAATTTTAGGGAGATTAActgactgaaaaaaaaaaatgctaaaatAAAATAGGAATGATtcttaagtagatttaatttaccACTTTATTTATAGATTTAATTCATTCATATATATTTATaactatataaatatttaaaattttaattatatatttatttataattatattactataaaatgatttcattaatttaattttctaataatctaAGTTTCTCTTTGTGGCTGGCAGTAGTTATCTAGAGGAGGGTTGGAAACTTTGGAAAAATAGACCATATATGACATTTACTGCTCATTCAAATCCAGACAAATATGTTACCGGATCTGATAGAAACACATCCAAACAAGCAtgccattaaagcttgcattccGCGCGGAGGAAAGCTGCCTTACAGCACCCTGTGTAATGGagacttctctttctttcttcccctATCATCTCCTCACTTTtgtcaaagaaatgaaaatgaCTCAATTGATACACCTAATTAAAAATTGTGCTTCACCAATTGGtctattgtaaataaataaatagccaCCTTTTAAGGTTCAAATCTTCATTTTCTGATTCATTACATAAGAGAGAATAGGGAAAGAGAGAGACTTCGGAGGTATGAAAGAGATAATAATGTTCTCCTTATCTCCAAGAGGTTATTTGTAGAAATTTTGTTGCATCAACAAaccaataattttcttttttggaAGAAAGATTCAAGAAATTCTATTTCTGGATCGGCCAGCCAACACATATGGAAACCCCACTTGTTTTTCCTTGCCAAGATTGAAATCTCACATGCGAATTTTCAAATCCCAGTGCGTTAAGTTGGTGGTTGGTCTCTCTTCATTTCAATCACAAACGTTTATCATATTTTCCGGCAAAAATTGAGAGAAACTTGATATCCAGCCCTGTTACCTCTGGAGAAGAGAAAATAAGAGCTTTGGAAGATGGCAGGAGGAGCCCTAGCGCCGGCCGGTGTGGCCAAGGAGAGAGCAGAGCAATATCAAGGGAGAGTTACCTTATCTGTGATCATTGCTTGTGTTGTTGCTGCTGTTGGGGGGTCAATCTTTGGATATGATATTGGAATTTCAGGTactttatcatttttcatttcCCTTATGCAAATTGAAGTTGATAGATTAATTCTTCAATTCTTCAttgttgaatttgatgataactATGTTTGAGAGAATCTACCAAGAATCTACTAGTTAGGTGTTGAATCAATGGAAATTAGGTGAAAAGTTGTGTCAAAGTTGATGAAAAAATAAAAGGCAAAAAAGGCAAAAGAATATAGCAGTCGCATTGAATTTTTAGAGTGGGTAGGAATTGCCTTGATCTTCTTGTTCATCAATCATCTGTGCATGTTAATTTTGGATGTAGAATTGCTAATAAAATAGAAAATCAGTGACTGACAAGATTAGATAATATTTAGAAATTAAGTTATATGATAAACTCAGCAAAGGGAAAAAAAAGATGGTAATATAGAACTGTTAAGATGCTGGATTCCTTACAATTGTATTACTTCAAATTCTGCTCCAAAAATGAATATTCAATTATTAACAGGAGGAGTGACATCAATGGATGAATTTCTTCGGAAATTTTTCCATAGGGTATATTTAAGGAAGCAGCATGCACATGAAAACAATTACTGCAAGTATGATGACCAAGGGCTGGCAGCTTTTACCTCTTCTCTATACCTGGCTGGTCTGGCTGCATCTCTGATGGCAGGTCCTGTTACTAGAATATATGGACGACGTGCGAGTATAATTTGCGGAGGAATTAGCTTTCTTATTGGAGCAGCACTAAATGCCGGAGCTATTAACCTGGCAATGCTTCTCTTAGGCAGGATTATGCTGGGTATTGGCATTGGATTTGGAAATCAGGTATCCTGTTATGTTTCAAGTTAATTTTTTTAACAGAAATGTAGACTGCAGTAGTGTTAGGCACTTGGGCTGACCATATAGCTCTTCATTGCATTTGCTTTGAAGGCTGTTCCAGTATATTTATCGGAGATGGCACCGACTCACCTTCGTGGAGGACTAAACATTATGTTTCAGCTAGCAACTACCACTGGGATCTTTACAGCAAACATGGTCAATTATGGAACACAAAAGCTTAGACAATGGGGATGGAGGCTTTCCCTGGGACTAGCAGCAGTCCCAGCTCTATTGATGACCGTGGGAGGGATATTTCTGCCTGAGACACCGAACAGTTTAATCGAACAGGGGTTTAatgagagagggaggaaagtattAGAGAAGATCAGAGGAACCAAAAATGTCGATGCAGAATTTGAGGACATGCTAGATGCTAGTGAGCTGGCTAAATCAATCAAGCATCCCTTCAGAAACATCCTGGAAAGGAGGAACAGACCACAATTGGTTATGGCAATCTTCATGCCAACATTCCAGATCTTAACAGGCATAAATTCAATTCTCTTCTATGCTCCAGTGCTGTTCCAGAGCATGGGATTTGGAGGAAATGCTTCCCTCTACTCCTCAGCTCTGACTGGAGCAGTGCTCTGTTCCTCTACCTTCATCTCTATATTAACAGTTGACAGATTGGGTAGAAGATTTTTGCTtatcagtggtgggatacagatGATTACATGCCAGGTATAACATTTATTACTGTTAGCTTCTCAAATTGACTTTAATCTCATATAATCATTCCTTAACTTGCAATGGTGAAACAGGTAATAGTGGCTATAATCTTGGGGCTGAAATTTGGAGACAACCAGCATCTATCAAAAGGCTTCTCAGTGTTGGTTGTGGTTGTGATTTGCCTCTTTGTGGTAGCTTTCGGATGGTCGTGGGGTCCGCTTGGCTGGACGGTGCCAAGTGAAATATTTCCACTCGAAACACGATCAGCTGGGCAGAGCATAACGGTAGCTGTAAACCTTCTCTTCACTTTCATCATAGCACAGTCTTTCCTTTCCCTCCTTTGTTCATTGAAGTTTGGGATCTTCCTCTTCTTTGCTGGTTGGATTACTGTCATGACCATCTTTGTTTACTTATTCCTGCCTGAAACCAATGGAGTTCCCATCGAAGAGATGATATTTCTCTGGAGAAAGCACTGGTTCTGGAAGAGAATAGTGCCTGGGGATCCAGCAGAAGTTGATGACAGCAGGCAAAGACATTACATGGAATTGGGTGAAGGTGTTACTAGCACAGCTATATAGCCGATGGACTGATACAATAAGCAATTCAGCTCTGGAGATATTTCAATATTTACACATCTGCTTTTCACTTCACAACTCACAACTGATGTACCCAGATAGCTGATGCGTCAAGAAAGTGTCTGAAAAGGCCTCAGCCATGTATATTAATGGTTCCATCAACAAAAACTTCCGTAAGTTTGAAATATACTGTAGAGTTCCAACTTCGACGCTAGCTCGCCTCACATGACAAGTAATCAATACTGAATAACAAAAATAACCAGTAAATATCAACCATGACCTCCAGCCCAAATGGTAGATGGGCATTCCAAAACCATTATGGCTATGCTGTCCATGGAATTCCCATACGTCACCATCTCTGGGCATTAAGATTACAATGTTTGAGACTAGGGAAGAAAATAAGTAGAAGAGAGAATTCCAGCATCAAGCATTACTCACAAATTCACAATGTGAAGGCAGAGGAAATTGGAAAATTAAGAAGCGCACAAATAAAATTTCCAGGTCGATTCCATGGATCCTAAAAATTTTGTGGAATTCATTTTCAATTTGCTTCTCTACGGTCTTCCAGTCAGGTCCCCGTTGAGACGTGTATCCCAAATCAGGATCTGCATTCTTTTCTATCTTCAGCCTCGGCTTCCCATTTTCCCTCAAATTCAAATTGGTGTCTGCTTGTTGTTAAATGCAATTAAATTATAAGCTGGCTTATATGAATATGCCTAATTCCATCTCAAATGAGTCATAGTGGGAGGTTGGCAatccatatatataacacccaaaaatttcaatttcCCTGCAAAACTGGCGTGAGACGCATTATGACTTACATAGCCAGGCCAAGCGGCGCATGATGatgcttaattaattaatagaggtGAAAAGCAGGTGGTTGTAGGTGATTTATAGGGGCATCTTTGTGGTTAGAGATCTGAAGGTACGTTAATTGTTAGGGCCATTATTCTGTTATCATGAGGAGCTAATTATGTGGCCTTTAACacgtgaaataaaaagaaaagcaaAGGCAAGCTGAAAAAGGCATTAATAATCATAATATAAAGCAGAAATGAAAAGTCAGTGGCTTTGGGTGGGTGCGAAGTAAGAACAGTCCATGGTTGGACAAATTACaactattttaaatttataaaattataatatcataatcttttaacttaaaaaaataatataactttttttaaaattttatataataaaatttctcAGTTTTAATCATCAATTTCTCAGTTAAACGTTGATATAGACAAATCTAACACCTCTCATATCACATTCAATAAGActatcatttaattttatttgttataatatcattattctttaattttattatttgtaatgtcgtTGTCCTTCAATTTTATCATGTGTAGTACTATAATCTTTCAATTTTATCATTTATAATACAATTATCTCACAACTTTATAATAATATAACACAATTATCAATGTAACACTATTGTGATTCAAAACCACATTTTCATGACCCTATTCAATATAGATATActatagttaaaatttttaatcttaatttttttattgagtaataatatatatttttaatatattttttaaactgttgttaatatatataatttttttatatatttttttattataaatagtatattcttaaaaaaaatatagagaAACTATTGTTATATTTAAGCGAAGGGATTGTAATGttataatcatgtaagataaggAACAATtacaattgttaaaatttattcttTAATGTATGCTACATAACATgtacataatatttttttttctagatCTTTCCATATTAaactgaatttaaaaaaaaaatacatgtaTGCTAAACACAGAAGCacataattacaataattaacaattaattctaaattttaaattaattaaaattaattatataaattatttttcatcgtTTAACTCTGCTTAGATTAGTTTCACATCATAAAAACCATTGCAGTAATTGAATAATCTATTATATAGATAACATCTACACAAGATGAGTTAATATgactttttatttttccattcatTCGgtgtttttgttttgtttaaatttcagTACATGTAAAAATATGTTGAAAGTGTCAAACAAGAATGTAAACTTCAACAAAAATAAATTCACATTCACAGATGGTATGCCATTTTCTGCAAGAATTTGCATATTATCATCTCAACCAAGGATGTGTTTCGtagataattaaaaaattaagaattaaatattacttttataaattttaacttttaaGAAGAGTAATTATTAACTTACGCTCTTCAAATTTAACATTTAATCTttgtataaatattaatgaagtgaaaagtaacataaTCTTTTTTAAGTATTCAAATAACATTAATGAGAGTTAAAAGTTACAAGGGTAATAATTATCCATATTAATCTCATACCAAATAACCGACTATAAAGTTTGTTTGTATCTTAAAAAAAGAGTGTATTTTATGATTACTtgatttaaaataaagtaaatattattttattatgaaaaaagAGGTGATTTAACGAGAGTTTACAACTCATTTCATCTAATTTTTGTAAaatgatgtttttttttttactgaactCTAATATGATAAGTTTGGATAATATATAATTAGGttctaattaagtttaaattttatatattaagtaTCTGTTATTCGAActcgtttatataaataattaattaaatataaaatatatttttataataatatttataaatttttatatattaaatagaatttaaatattttatagaattattaaattttctaaatataaattattaatataaaattatatttttatataaattattaattaaaatatataaaattaaaagaatttaggTATTTTACTAAAATAGCCAAACAATAAAGAAATATTGAAATAATGGCCAAACAGAGaaggtttttttttatatatatatatatatatataaaagagaagGTCATTGAGAGAGAGAGTTTTTGTCTTATGATTGATGAATCGAATGTGTCCTTACATACAGAAAAGAGGAAAACCAGAATCTTCTGATATGCTAGCTGTCCCATTAATAAGgggaaattatataataaaataattattttatatagaaTATTTTACATATAATGACAATAAAATAATGAGTGTATATGTAAGTATGTGTGTATGAGTGTGTCTcacaattttataattattttacaattttttttaaatataatcatatttatatatttatctaaTCACTAGTGATTTACTATTTCATATCAAATGTTAACGTGAAATTACTATAACATTATATAATTTCTTAGAGAAAAAATTACTAGCTCACAATAAATCTCTACAACAAATGTTTTTGTGCTCTCTCTTAATAAATTATATTGTACaatcatttataatttttttggatAATAAATTTTTGAATTGGTACGGGCTCAAGTAGTTAAAGGTAAATTTTAATCAAGTTTAAgatgaatttaaatattattaataataattgagtttaaattgtctgaaactacacttaaactatagtaaagagtcataaattgatgaaataaatgtta
Above is a genomic segment from Hevea brasiliensis isolate MT/VB/25A 57/8 chromosome 17, ASM3005281v1, whole genome shotgun sequence containing:
- the LOC110669443 gene encoding sugar carrier protein A — its product is MAGGALAPAGVAKERAEQYQGRVTLSVIIACVVAAVGGSIFGYDIGISGGVTSMDEFLRKFFHRVYLRKQHAHENNYCKYDDQGLAAFTSSLYLAGLAASLMAGPVTRIYGRRASIICGGISFLIGAALNAGAINLAMLLLGRIMLGIGIGFGNQAVPVYLSEMAPTHLRGGLNIMFQLATTTGIFTANMVNYGTQKLRQWGWRLSLGLAAVPALLMTVGGIFLPETPNSLIEQGFNERGRKVLEKIRGTKNVDAEFEDMLDASELAKSIKHPFRNILERRNRPQLVMAIFMPTFQILTGINSILFYAPVLFQSMGFGGNASLYSSALTGAVLCSSTFISILTVDRLGRRFLLISGGIQMITCQVIVAIILGLKFGDNQHLSKGFSVLVVVVICLFVVAFGWSWGPLGWTVPSEIFPLETRSAGQSITVAVNLLFTFIIAQSFLSLLCSLKFGIFLFFAGWITVMTIFVYLFLPETNGVPIEEMIFLWRKHWFWKRIVPGDPAEVDDSRQRHYMELGEGVTSTAI